From Primulina huaijiensis isolate GDHJ02 chromosome 15, ASM1229523v2, whole genome shotgun sequence, one genomic window encodes:
- the LOC140960185 gene encoding uncharacterized protein — MVRPAAKLTGVPVIPGGIRGKASEHLPLSSSAGMPFSARPVAAAVTFGEEAAGEPMPRVVFQGVPTVEEAKEATSELIVGIERYTLGLVIMMDMRIHSLRNTSCTHLFRTHKSNKLKLLLQVILQQNLQYQRQFTWLSGSCVEALRLRMLSLQLLAIQMW; from the exons ATGGTGAGGCCGGCGGCGAAGCTCACCGGAGTCCCGGTGATACCGGGTGGTATCCGAGGCAAGGCGTCGGAGCACCTGCCGTTATCATCGTCCGCGGGCATGCCCTTTTCTGCTCGCCCCGTCGCGGCAGCGGTAACGTTCGGGGAAGAGGCAGCCGGTGAGCCGATGCCGAGAGTTGTGTTCCAAGGGGTGCCGACTGTTGAGGAAGCCAAAGAGGCAACTTCTGAACTCATCGTCGGCATTGAGA GATATACCCTTGGTCTCGTGATTATGATGGATATGAGAATTCATTCACTTCGAAACACGAGTTGCACTCATCTCTTTCGAACTCACAAGTCGAACAAGCTAAAGCTTCTGTTACAGGTGATATTACAACAGAACCTCCAGTACCAACGACAGTTTACATGGCTTTCAGGCTCTTGCGTGGAAGCTCTGAGGCTCAG AATGTTGTCACTTCAATTGCTTGCGATCCAAATGTGGTGA